The Alligator mississippiensis isolate rAllMis1 chromosome 11, rAllMis1, whole genome shotgun sequence genomic interval ACTCCCTGATGTGCCAGTTGAGACAGAAGTCGACCAGGTTGGAGATCATCTGAAAGAACTGCACCATCTTCTTCCACTGTTGATGCAGGTTCCTCAGGGCCTCCAGTCCTTCTTCCAAGATGGAATCACACCTCTCCAAATCCCTTTCCCTGAACTCACACCGATTCATGGCGCACTGGATTTCTGTAGTCCTCTTGTTCAGGTCTTTCATCCTCTCGTAGTTGCTTCCCATCTCTTGCCAAGCCCTATCTTGCATCTCTTGGCTCCTCTCCAGTTTCGTGCTGTGTTTTTCCATAAAATGAGTCTTGTCTTTCTCCACACAGACAATGCCCAAAGAGCTGGGTCTTTTCTCAATGTCACTGAAAAAAGTCTTCAGGGCCTCATTTCCCTGGGCTTCCAACTTCACGTGCTTCTGCTCAGCACGGTCCTGTTCATCCCTGGCAGGCTCCATCTGGCTCTTCACCTCTTTCAGCTCTGTCTGTACAGTCTCCAACACCTTATTCTTGCCCTGTCTGGCATTTAGGCAGGCCTGAAACAGCTCCTGCAACACATCTTCTTGCCCCATGAACTTGGCCTTTGCTTCTTCAGCCAGAGTCTTGCACTCCTTCGCTTTTCTCTGCATGTCCTCAATCTGCACAATAAACGGGTCCCTTTTCATGTTTACATCTTGAAGGAAACCCTGGATGAGGTCTTCCATCTTTCTGGGGACGTTCTTCAACTGCCGGCGAATCAGGGTGGCTTTGTTCCTGCCCAGCTGGAAGGCATCCCACACTCTGTCACACACTTCCTGCAAGCACACCTTGAAGGATTTAGTCTCTTTGAAGTATCTGTACCCACCACTAGGGGCATGCTCACAGATGGAGAAGTCTCCTTTCTCTACAGGGATGCACACCAGCTGTCCCAGCAAGGCAACAAtgatgggggctggcaggaggaacTTCTCCCAATCGGCCTCAGGCTTCATCAGCAACTCAGCCTCCTCACGCACCTTACTCTCGTCCTCATAGCTCAGCTCAGATTTCATCATGGTGTGAGATGGCTCCTCCTCAGCTGTCATGGTGCAACCTGTAAAACAGGGAACAGGGGTCATCCatggcagatctaggattttgaaagcagggggtgcagatggtgagatgCATCATCACATAGGACACAATACAGTTTTTTCTCCAGTTACAAagcaactagaagctttactaatatgctaggggcctagggctacaTTAGTCACGTTAAGATCAAAGAAAAACAAGTATTTAGCTATTGGCATGTGTCTGGCTATATCGTGTCATGTATAATAAACACAATAACTCCcttggacttccaagggaggtggtgctcgccccatccttgggggtcttcaagaggagactggacaggcacctggctgggatcacctgatcccaggtttggtgacccttttcttgcctgccaggggcagggggttggactagatggcccactgaggtcccttccgaccctagaatctatgaatcaataaactaggcaaaaaataccaaaagatgctgtttcattagtcctgtagtcattagaatgaAGCAGACATCTCTTTCAGCTTCAGAAACCAAAATCTATCCTTCTTGAGCATCTCAACAGTGCACCCAgtacttcactgaaagttatttccccCCATAAATTACTCTTCACCTGTCTTAACGTTTTCACACCCAAGTTAATGTTTTTTAGGGAGAATTAAAAGCAGACTGCAGGattgtgaaataggagctccaTGACAAGGAGCAGATAACAGACAGCTGAACTGGGggacaaaggatagcttgataaGCAGAACATCCAcagcattaaaaaggagagagggtggtTAACACCTGtgggatgaagagtttagaaggaatggggtagattacaatgagccatgaaatcaattgactcccttgttgctgcctgactagaaatgctctcgccattgccaggcagttggttttaagctctggatggagcagaaatcaaaagggagtgcaactgcaccactgcaaccCGCCTTGGATCCACCTCCGATGACACACATCTAGTTGAAACTTCATTGCAGGACATTCTTGTATGCTCTGATGCCTACTGGGTCCACCCTTTTTCCAGGCACCATCTCTGGCCTCTCAAATTTGCTCTCCAGTAGAAGACTCCTAGTGTTGTACTCCTCTGCACAGGTTTCAGACCTTGTGACCTTGCTGGCCTAGGTTGGAAGACATGTCTTCCTCTGCCACCCCATCTTAAGATCACCCTCCAGAAAGGTTCACCCTACTTAACATATAGTTTAACCCAGTGGTGATCAACCTTTTtccctggggaggaaggggtttggggggaggggtcagatgggcagtgcctggtcagTCCACAGGCTGGTTCTGGCTGGTAGCCCCAGTacagctcccag includes:
- the LOC106738386 gene encoding uncharacterized protein LOC106738386 isoform X2, translated to MTAEEEPSHTMMKSELSYEDESKVREEAELLMKPEADWEKFLLPAPIIVALLGQLVCIPVEKGDFSICEHAPSGGYRYFKETKSFKVCLQEVCDRVWDAFQLGRNKATLIRRQLKNVPRKMEDLIQGFLQDVNMKRDPFIVQIEDMQRKAKECKTLAEEAKAKFMGQEDVLQELFQACLNARQGKNKVLETVQTELKEVKSQMEPARDEQDRAEQKHVKLEAQGNEALKTFFSDIEKRPSSLGIVCVEKDKTHFMEKHSTKLERSQEMQDRAWQEMGSNYERMKDLNKRTTEIQCAMNRCEFRERDLERCDSILEEGLEALRNLHQQWKKMVQFFQMISNLVDFCLNWHIRECLDSDENLQQVTRAFSAISVVQLVQLISHTYVTIVQKYLMELLRQVGRLLGKDRSSFHAEKAQLDGGCEGAREALTRLVGELKGNFQSDLSTRLETIEKVKLKLNP
- the LOC106738386 gene encoding uncharacterized protein LOC106738386 isoform X1 — protein: MLSPPSPPTRAGQTPASSSLLFPSPPLPSCRQSQGRGWASQLITILEKSSSQRCSTLDLSLGCTMTAEEEPSHTMMKSELSYEDESKVREEAELLMKPEADWEKFLLPAPIIVALLGQLVCIPVEKGDFSICEHAPSGGYRYFKETKSFKVCLQEVCDRVWDAFQLGRNKATLIRRQLKNVPRKMEDLIQGFLQDVNMKRDPFIVQIEDMQRKAKECKTLAEEAKAKFMGQEDVLQELFQACLNARQGKNKVLETVQTELKEVKSQMEPARDEQDRAEQKHVKLEAQGNEALKTFFSDIEKRPSSLGIVCVEKDKTHFMEKHSTKLERSQEMQDRAWQEMGSNYERMKDLNKRTTEIQCAMNRCEFRERDLERCDSILEEGLEALRNLHQQWKKMVQFFQMISNLVDFCLNWHIRECLDSDENLQQVTRAFSAISVVQLVQLISHTYVTIVQKYLMELLRQVGRLLGKDRSSFHAEKAQLDGGCEGAREALTRLVGELKGNFQSDLSTRLETIEKVKLKLNP